In one window of Myxococcus virescens DNA:
- a CDS encoding S1 family peptidase — MRDAGWRTWLGAGVGALLLTACHTSEEETPPDLDDVAAATVTLEPGHCAGVVVEDGRHILTAAHCLRNEDTRVPLSFLGGRRMDGSAVHVDRGRDIAVLRLDAPAPVRPLDVAQALPAPGEPLVFAGRNDRPNEPQQAVLERLGRCPSLPEVPAALFTTIRGRPGDSGAPLVDARMQVVGLVHGGAACRIAAPTAGLAEVVARLSRKGPALARQAPPPPRQAALPPVGPGVVAPGAARSELEANGAEPHALPTHGDGTMAGKKDKGPQDARPRDIGDDQQASFHAGENFQPRNRGQVADAQDRGAADASRHLAHEHGDAAPHADTPWEARVERGEEWTSQDVPEREARGDEEPDSAVSRQGLVSPPPEE, encoded by the coding sequence ATGAGGGACGCGGGCTGGAGGACGTGGCTGGGGGCGGGCGTGGGGGCGTTGCTGCTGACGGCATGCCACACGTCGGAGGAGGAGACACCGCCGGACCTCGATGACGTGGCGGCGGCGACGGTGACGCTGGAGCCGGGCCACTGCGCGGGCGTGGTGGTGGAAGACGGCCGGCACATTCTCACCGCCGCGCACTGCCTCCGGAATGAGGACACGCGGGTGCCCTTGTCCTTCCTGGGCGGACGCCGGATGGACGGCAGCGCCGTGCACGTGGACCGGGGCCGGGACATCGCCGTCCTCCGCCTGGACGCGCCAGCGCCCGTGCGTCCACTGGACGTCGCCCAGGCCCTGCCCGCTCCGGGCGAGCCGCTGGTGTTCGCGGGCCGCAATGACCGTCCCAACGAGCCTCAGCAGGCCGTGCTGGAGCGGCTGGGCCGCTGCCCTTCGCTTCCCGAGGTGCCCGCCGCGCTCTTCACCACCATCCGGGGCCGGCCGGGAGACTCCGGCGCGCCGTTGGTGGACGCGCGCATGCAGGTGGTGGGGCTGGTCCACGGCGGGGCCGCCTGCCGCATCGCCGCGCCCACCGCGGGGCTCGCGGAGGTGGTGGCGCGGCTGTCGCGAAAGGGACCGGCCCTGGCCCGGCAGGCGCCGCCTCCGCCTCGCCAGGCCGCCCTCCCGCCAGTGGGCCCTGGCGTCGTTGCCCCAGGGGCCGCCCGCTCCGAACTTGAAGCGAACGGGGCGGAACCTCACGCCCTCCCGACCCACGGAGACGGCACCATGGCTGGCAAGAAGGACAAGGGCCCCCAGGACGCGCGGCCCAGGGACATTGGAGATGACCAGCAGGCGAGCTTCCACGCCGGGGAGAATTTCCAACCGCGCAACCGCGGGCAGGTGGCGGACGCGCAGGACCGTGGCGCGGCGGACGCCTCCCGGCACCTCGCCCACGAGCACGGCGACGCGGCGCCCCATGCCGACACGCCGTGGGAGGCGCGCGTGGAGCGCGGCGAGGAGTGGACGTCCCAAGATGTCCCCGAGAGGGAAGCCCGAGGCGACGAGGAGCCCGACTCCGCCGTCTCGCGTCAGGGCCTCGTGAGCCCCCCTCCGGAGGAGTAG